A stretch of the Dechloromonas sp. TW-R-39-2 genome encodes the following:
- the phbB gene encoding acetoacetyl-CoA reductase: MSRVALVTGGMGGLGEAVCIKLAALGYKVVTTYSPGNTKVADWLKSMNNMGYGFKAYPCDVTDFDSARACVEVVTAEVGPVDVLVNNAGITRDMTFKKMTKGDWDAVMHTNLDSVFNMTKQVMDGMLERKWGRVINVSSVNGQKGAFGQTNYSAAKAGMHGFTKALALEVAKQGVTVNTISPGYIGTKMVTAIPQEILDSKILPQIPVNRLGKPEEIAGLVAYLSSDEAAFVTGANISINGGQHMF; this comes from the coding sequence ATGTCGAGAGTTGCACTGGTTACAGGTGGTATGGGTGGCTTGGGTGAAGCGGTCTGCATCAAGCTTGCGGCGCTGGGTTATAAAGTGGTGACGACGTATTCGCCAGGCAATACCAAGGTTGCTGACTGGCTCAAGTCGATGAACAACATGGGCTATGGTTTCAAGGCGTATCCGTGTGATGTCACCGATTTCGATTCGGCGCGAGCCTGCGTCGAGGTCGTGACTGCGGAGGTCGGGCCGGTCGATGTTCTGGTCAATAACGCAGGCATCACCCGCGACATGACCTTCAAGAAAATGACCAAAGGAGACTGGGATGCCGTCATGCACACCAATCTCGATTCAGTCTTCAATATGACCAAGCAGGTTATGGATGGCATGCTGGAGCGCAAGTGGGGCCGGGTCATCAATGTTTCTTCGGTCAATGGCCAGAAAGGTGCTTTCGGGCAGACCAATTATTCTGCGGCCAAGGCCGGGATGCATGGTTTTACCAAGGCTCTGGCACTGGAAGTGGCCAAGCAGGGTGTCACGGTCAACACCATCTCGCCGGGCTATATCGGCACCAAAATGGTGACGGCTATCCCGCAGGAAATTCTGGATTCAAAAATTCTTCCGCAGATTCCGGTCAATCGACTGGGCAAGCCGGAAGAAATCGCCGGCCTGGTGGCCTACCTGTCTTCCGATGAGGCAGCGTTCGTGACCGGTGCCAATATTTCCATCAACGGCGGCCAGCACATGTTCTGA
- the phbB gene encoding acetoacetyl-CoA reductase, with amino-acid sequence MTQRVALVTGAMGGLGTAICQELAKAGHKVVASYHPQFDNKEEWLKEMAAAGFSDFVCVPGDVSSLEDCQKMVAEAEAALGQVDILVNNAGITRDRMFAKLEKDGWDAVIATNLTSLFNMTKQVSAKMAERGWGRIINISSVNGVKGQAGQTNYSAAKAGVIGFTKALAAELAAKGVTVNAICPGYVATKMVMAIKPEVLQTIVDSVPMKRLAKPEEIGGACAYLASDIAAFMTGATMNINGGLYYQ; translated from the coding sequence ATGACGCAACGTGTTGCTCTCGTTACCGGCGCTATGGGCGGTCTGGGTACCGCAATTTGCCAGGAACTGGCTAAGGCTGGTCACAAGGTGGTTGCCTCTTATCACCCGCAGTTCGACAACAAGGAAGAATGGCTGAAGGAAATGGCTGCTGCCGGTTTCAGCGATTTCGTCTGTGTTCCGGGCGATGTTTCTTCGCTCGAAGATTGTCAGAAAATGGTTGCCGAAGCCGAAGCCGCTCTCGGTCAGGTCGACATCCTGGTGAATAATGCCGGTATCACCCGTGACCGCATGTTCGCCAAGTTGGAAAAAGATGGCTGGGATGCTGTTATCGCCACCAACCTGACCTCGCTGTTCAACATGACCAAGCAAGTCTCTGCCAAGATGGCCGAGCGTGGCTGGGGTCGTATCATCAACATCTCCTCCGTCAACGGCGTCAAGGGTCAGGCTGGCCAGACCAACTACTCCGCTGCCAAGGCTGGTGTGATCGGCTTCACCAAGGCACTGGCTGCCGAACTGGCCGCCAAGGGCGTAACCGTTAACGCCATCTGCCCGGGCTACGTTGCTACCAAGATGGTCATGGCCATCAAGCCGGAAGTTCTGCAGACCATCGTTGACTCCGTCCCGATGAAGCGTCTGGCCAAGCCGGAAGAAATCGGTGGCGCCTGTGCTTACCTGGCTTCTGACATTGCTGCCTTCATGACCGGCGCAACGATGAACATCAATGGTGGCTTGTACTACCAGTAA
- the phaR gene encoding polyhydroxyalkanoate synthesis repressor PhaR, with amino-acid sequence MTEPVRLIKKYPNRRLYDTKTSAYITLGDVKDLVLKFEVFKVLDAKSSEDLTRSILLQIILEEETGGMPMFSSELLSGFIRFYGSAMQGMLGKYLENNMKTFVDFQSKLQEQTGGMYAGSDNAHMQADFWAQFLNFQQPAMQSMMTAYMDQSKKMFQSMQDQLQSQTRNMFTGFQYTPEKEEK; translated from the coding sequence ATGACCGAACCGGTACGCCTGATCAAGAAATACCCCAATCGTCGTCTGTACGATACCAAGACAAGCGCCTACATCACCCTGGGTGACGTCAAGGATCTGGTCCTGAAGTTCGAGGTTTTCAAGGTTCTGGATGCCAAGAGTTCTGAAGATCTGACCCGCAGCATTCTGCTCCAGATCATTCTTGAAGAAGAAACCGGTGGCATGCCGATGTTCTCGAGCGAGTTGCTTTCCGGCTTCATTCGTTTCTATGGCAGCGCAATGCAGGGTATGCTGGGCAAGTACCTTGAAAACAACATGAAGACCTTTGTTGATTTTCAGTCCAAGCTGCAGGAACAAACGGGCGGCATGTATGCCGGCAGTGACAACGCTCACATGCAGGCCGATTTCTGGGCGCAGTTCCTGAATTTTCAGCAACCAGCCATGCAGAGCATGATGACTGCCTATATGGATCAGTCAAAAAAAATGTTCCAGTCGATGCAGGATCAACTGCAGAGCCAGACGCGCAACATGTTTACCGGCTTTCAATACACGCCGGAAAAAGAAGAGAAGTAA
- a CDS encoding nucleoside deaminase: MDHDRLFLTRAVELAMRNVETCHGGPFGAVVVSNGKIIGEGSNLVVPSHDPTAHAEILAIRAACAATGHFHLPEATLYASSEPCPMCLSAAYWAKISRIVFANPRCDAAAIGFCDAELYAELNLPLAARQIRMEHHSLPNGNLPLLRWFQHPCRQPY, translated from the coding sequence ATGGATCACGATCGTTTATTCCTGACTCGTGCAGTCGAACTTGCCATGCGCAACGTCGAAACCTGCCATGGCGGCCCATTCGGCGCCGTCGTCGTATCTAACGGGAAAATAATCGGCGAAGGATCAAACCTTGTCGTGCCCAGCCACGATCCGACCGCACATGCCGAGATCCTTGCCATCCGCGCAGCCTGTGCCGCGACAGGGCATTTTCACTTGCCGGAAGCAACGTTGTATGCCTCAAGCGAACCTTGCCCCATGTGCCTGTCAGCCGCTTACTGGGCAAAAATCAGCCGGATCGTTTTTGCCAACCCGCGGTGCGATGCGGCAGCCATCGGTTTCTGTGATGCCGAACTTTACGCAGAATTGAACCTACCACTGGCTGCGCGCCAGATCAGAATGGAACACCATTCGCTACCCAATGGAAATCTTCCACTGCTGCGCTGGTTTCAACATCCTTGCCGCCAACCTTACTAA
- the smc gene encoding chromosome segregation protein SMC: MRLTKLKLAGFKSFVDPTAVSLPGQLVGVVGPNGCGKSNIMDAVRWVLGESKASELRGESMMDVIFNGSSNRKPVSRASVELIFENLLGRALGQWSQYAELSVKRTLTRQGQSDYFINNLKVRRKDITDLFLGTGLGPRAYAIIGQGMISRIIEARPDDLRVFLEEAAGVTRYKERRKETQGRLEDTRENLTRVEDIRLELGNQMEKLEAQAEVARRYHALNEQLVQRQQILWLLRKREAEAERQRVALEVERAVTELEAQSAALRETEARAEEMREAHFAAGDALHQAQSEMYAANAEVARLEAEIRHRRESQRQLESRLAQLEGELAHWSEMAEKLAADRLHWEESQEMAKMRVEEAEERLDQQMNIAPQVEESHTQALEELQRLKARTTNGEQRLEVELTNKTHAQRALQSIIQRRERLREEGGGADAPDAMDLAEKEEELAMLREELAGDQDHLQQLQQELPQFEASRKQVQEELQRIERELAAGQARRSALEQMQARTQQSGKLPEWLRRHGLESAAPLWQQIHVEAGWESAVEAVLRERLSAIACDDPAKLEEWLHDRPDARLSVVLSGGILAENGMSTAATLAGRIRSDHPALQAVLAEWLGNVLTAEGLDAALAMRQTLAANAVVVTRSGDLLTRYSLTFFAPDKGEHGLLERQREIETLAEGIAAFEEKSESIREQLQMLDEQLDDKREEMTETRHYITDRQQRIHTVQLDVLKLSQAIERYREQKERLQEQLAELAEEEETERERDMAAEEKIAEVRDGLGRIRVLVAGAQSRLDEAERAVRAERERNSDFDRALREAQYSLRECDSKLQDVFVQQATAQRELNRIEKDRSQCAEQVEAAPPDVMEDNLQAALELRQEKEKALADQRDALEAATNALRALEEQRLKIEQGLEPLRIRIGDLKLKEQAAALNTEQYAQQLLEAGADEAALLPELGNARPASLQGEITRLGNAITELGAVNLAALQELETATERKGYLDAQSADLTEAMETLENAIRRIDRETRDLLKSTFDTVNGHFGQLFPELFGGGRAELVMTGDEILDSGVQVIAQPPGKKNSTIHLLSGGEKALTAIALVFSMFQLNPAPFCLLDEVDAPLDDSNTERFCGMVKKMSANTQFLFISHNKIAMEMAEQLVGVTMQESGVSRVVEVDIEEALKMRDAA; encoded by the coding sequence ATGCGACTGACCAAGCTCAAACTCGCCGGCTTCAAATCTTTCGTCGACCCCACCGCCGTTTCCCTTCCCGGGCAACTGGTCGGTGTTGTCGGACCGAATGGCTGCGGCAAATCCAACATCATGGATGCCGTGCGCTGGGTGCTGGGCGAATCCAAGGCATCCGAACTGCGTGGCGAGTCGATGATGGACGTCATTTTCAATGGCTCATCCAATCGCAAGCCGGTATCGCGTGCCTCCGTCGAACTTATTTTCGAAAACCTGCTCGGTCGCGCCCTGGGGCAGTGGTCGCAGTATGCTGAATTGTCGGTCAAACGCACGCTGACCCGTCAGGGACAGTCGGATTACTTCATCAATAACCTGAAGGTCCGGCGCAAGGATATTACCGATCTCTTTCTCGGTACCGGCTTGGGGCCGCGTGCTTACGCCATCATCGGGCAGGGCATGATTTCGCGCATCATTGAGGCGCGACCGGATGATCTGCGGGTTTTTCTTGAAGAAGCGGCTGGTGTTACCCGCTACAAGGAGCGCCGCAAGGAAACGCAGGGCCGTCTGGAAGATACGCGTGAAAATCTGACGCGCGTCGAGGATATTCGCCTCGAACTCGGCAACCAGATGGAAAAGCTTGAAGCTCAGGCTGAAGTCGCCCGGCGCTATCACGCCTTGAATGAACAACTGGTCCAGCGCCAGCAGATTCTCTGGTTGCTGCGCAAGCGCGAGGCTGAAGCTGAGCGCCAGCGCGTTGCACTGGAGGTTGAGCGGGCGGTCACCGAGCTTGAAGCACAGAGCGCAGCCTTGCGTGAAACGGAAGCGCGGGCCGAAGAAATGCGTGAGGCTCATTTTGCGGCGGGTGATGCCTTGCATCAGGCGCAAAGTGAAATGTATGCAGCCAATGCCGAAGTAGCGCGGCTGGAAGCCGAGATCCGTCATCGCCGCGAATCACAACGTCAGCTTGAGTCGCGTCTCGCCCAACTTGAGGGCGAGTTGGCTCACTGGAGCGAGATGGCCGAGAAGCTGGCGGCCGATCGTCTGCATTGGGAAGAGTCGCAGGAAATGGCGAAAATGCGCGTCGAGGAAGCCGAAGAGCGACTCGACCAGCAAATGAACATTGCCCCGCAGGTCGAGGAAAGCCACACCCAGGCGCTTGAGGAACTGCAGCGCCTGAAAGCCCGCACGACCAACGGCGAGCAGCGTCTGGAGGTCGAACTGACCAACAAGACGCATGCCCAGCGTGCCTTGCAATCCATCATCCAGCGCCGCGAGCGTTTGCGTGAGGAGGGCGGTGGGGCCGATGCGCCGGATGCGATGGACCTGGCCGAGAAGGAAGAAGAGCTCGCCATGCTGCGCGAGGAGTTGGCTGGCGACCAGGATCATCTGCAACAACTGCAGCAGGAATTGCCGCAATTTGAAGCCAGCCGCAAGCAGGTGCAAGAGGAATTGCAACGCATCGAGCGTGAACTGGCCGCCGGCCAGGCGCGACGCTCGGCGCTTGAGCAAATGCAGGCGCGTACCCAGCAAAGCGGCAAACTGCCCGAATGGCTGCGTCGGCATGGGCTGGAAAGCGCTGCGCCACTCTGGCAGCAAATCCACGTCGAGGCCGGCTGGGAGTCAGCCGTCGAGGCTGTGTTGCGCGAACGCCTCAGTGCCATCGCCTGCGATGATCCGGCCAAGCTTGAAGAATGGCTGCACGACCGGCCGGATGCGCGACTGAGTGTTGTGCTGTCGGGTGGCATTTTGGCCGAAAACGGCATGTCGACCGCAGCAACGCTGGCCGGGCGGATACGTTCGGATCACCCGGCGCTGCAGGCTGTGCTGGCCGAGTGGCTGGGCAATGTCCTGACGGCTGAAGGGCTGGATGCCGCGCTGGCCATGCGCCAGACGCTGGCGGCGAACGCTGTCGTCGTAACGCGTAGCGGCGATCTGCTGACACGCTACAGCCTGACCTTTTTTGCGCCAGACAAGGGCGAACACGGCTTGCTTGAGCGCCAGCGTGAAATCGAAACGCTGGCTGAAGGCATCGCCGCCTTCGAGGAAAAATCCGAAAGCATCCGCGAGCAGTTGCAGATGCTCGACGAACAGCTCGACGACAAGCGTGAGGAAATGACCGAGACCCGGCATTACATCACCGACCGTCAGCAGCGCATTCATACCGTTCAACTCGACGTGCTCAAGCTGAGTCAGGCGATCGAGCGCTACCGCGAGCAAAAAGAGCGTCTACAGGAGCAACTGGCCGAACTCGCCGAGGAAGAAGAAACCGAGCGCGAACGCGACATGGCGGCGGAGGAAAAAATCGCCGAAGTACGCGACGGCCTGGGCCGGATTCGCGTGCTGGTCGCCGGTGCCCAATCCCGGCTCGACGAAGCCGAACGGGCCGTTAGGGCCGAGCGCGAGCGCAATTCCGATTTCGACCGGGCCTTGCGCGAAGCCCAGTATTCGCTGCGCGAGTGCGACAGCAAGCTGCAGGATGTGTTCGTCCAGCAAGCCACCGCCCAGCGCGAGTTGAATCGCATCGAAAAAGACCGCAGCCAGTGCGCCGAGCAGGTCGAGGCAGCCCCGCCTGATGTCATGGAAGACAATCTCCAGGCAGCGCTTGAGTTACGCCAGGAAAAGGAAAAGGCACTGGCCGACCAGCGTGATGCGCTGGAGGCGGCCACCAATGCCTTGCGCGCCCTGGAAGAGCAGCGCCTGAAAATCGAGCAAGGTCTGGAGCCTTTACGGATCAGGATCGGCGACTTGAAACTCAAGGAGCAGGCGGCAGCGCTCAACACTGAGCAATACGCCCAGCAGTTGCTTGAAGCCGGGGCTGACGAAGCTGCCTTGCTGCCTGAGCTGGGCAACGCCCGGCCGGCCAGCCTGCAAGGTGAAATTACCCGCCTCGGCAACGCCATCACCGAGCTTGGCGCGGTCAACCTCGCCGCCTTGCAGGAATTGGAAACGGCGACCGAGCGCAAGGGCTATCTCGATGCCCAGTCGGCCGACCTGACCGAAGCCATGGAAACGCTGGAAAACGCCATTCGCCGAATCGACCGTGAAACCCGCGATTTGCTGAAATCGACCTTTGACACGGTCAACGGCCATTTTGGCCAGCTTTTCCCGGAGTTGTTCGGTGGTGGCCGGGCTGAACTGGTGATGACCGGCGACGAAATTCTCGACTCCGGCGTGCAAGTGATCGCCCAGCCGCCAGGTAAAAAGAATTCGACCATTCATTTGCTGTCCGGCGGCGAAAAGGCATTGACCGCGATTGCGCTGGTTTTTTCGATGTTCCAGTTGAATCCGGCGCCATTCTGTCTGCTCGACGAGGTCGATGCACCGCTGGATGATTCCAATACCGAGCGTTTTTGCGGCATGGTGAAGAAAATGTCGGCCAATACGCAATTCTTATTTATTTCCCATAATAAAATCGCCATGGAAATGGCCGAGCAACTGGTCGGCGTTACGATGCAGGAATCCGGCGTTTCGCGCGTGGTGGAAGTCGATATTGAGGAAGCCTTGAAAATGAGGGATGCGGCTTAA